Proteins from a genomic interval of Synechococcus sp. A15-28:
- a CDS encoding ATP-binding cassette domain-containing protein, with translation MTAEAWFDIKDGEAWLGEQPVLRDLSLQLRLGESTTVLGPNGAGKSSLVKLIDRSLHPIVKPTAHLKLFGASTVNLWRLRRRLGVVTSELELRIPARCPAREVVQCGLFGSMGLGRDQVPSTAQREHSDRLLEQLDLQSIAEQRFGTLSDGQKRRLLIARALVHEPEVLVLDEPSRALDLKACHRLLHTLRQLCRQGTTVVQVTHRIDTIVPEMQRVLFLSSGRIVGDGCPEAMLQDNPLSKLFETPLQVVHANGFRQVLPA, from the coding sequence ATGACAGCTGAAGCCTGGTTCGACATCAAGGACGGCGAAGCCTGGCTGGGGGAGCAACCGGTCCTGCGGGACCTGTCTCTGCAACTGCGACTGGGGGAATCCACCACCGTGCTGGGGCCCAACGGGGCCGGCAAGAGCAGCCTGGTGAAGCTGATCGACCGCAGCCTGCATCCGATCGTCAAACCGACGGCCCACCTCAAGCTGTTCGGGGCATCCACGGTGAATCTCTGGCGGTTGCGGCGGCGGTTGGGGGTGGTGACCAGTGAACTGGAGCTACGCATTCCGGCGCGCTGTCCTGCCCGGGAGGTGGTGCAGTGCGGCCTGTTCGGCTCCATGGGTCTGGGCCGTGACCAGGTGCCGAGCACAGCTCAACGGGAGCACAGCGACCGGCTCCTCGAGCAGCTCGATCTGCAGTCGATCGCCGAGCAACGCTTCGGGACGCTGTCGGACGGTCAGAAACGTCGGCTGTTGATCGCCCGGGCCCTGGTGCACGAACCGGAGGTTCTGGTGCTGGATGAACCGAGTCGCGCCCTGGATCTGAAGGCCTGCCATCGACTGCTCCACACCCTGCGGCAGCTCTGCCGCCAGGGCACCACCGTGGTCCAGGTGACCCATCGCATCGACACGATCGTCCCGGAGATGCAGCGGGTGCTGTTTCTATCCAGCGGCCGGATCGTGGGGGATGGTTGTCCCGAGGCGATGCTTCAGGACAACCCCCTCAGCAAGCTGTTTGAAACGCCGCTGCAGGTGGTGCACGCCAATGGCTTCCGTCAGGTGCTGCCGGCCTGA